Proteins from a single region of Pangasianodon hypophthalmus isolate fPanHyp1 chromosome 7, fPanHyp1.pri, whole genome shotgun sequence:
- the tsc22d3 gene encoding TSC22 domain family protein 3 isoform X2, whose translation MNTEMFKTPMEVAVYQLHNFSISFFSSFLGGDVVSVKLDNSASGASVVAIDNKIEQAMDLVKNHLMYAVREEVEILKEQIKELAEKNNQLERENSLLKNLASPEQLEKFQSRLPSESLLPLETQGMETSEQRSQYKGSAV comes from the exons atgaatacagagATGTTCAAAACGCCAATGGAGGTGGCTGTTTATCAGCTGCACAACTTTTCCATCTCCTTCTTCTCGTCGTTCTTGGGAGGAGATGTTGTGTCGGTCAAACTCGACAACAG TGCCTCTGGTGCTAGCGTTGTGGCCATAGACAACAAGATCGAGCAAGCCATG GATCTTGTGAAGAACCACCTGATGTATGCAGTCAGGGAGGAAGTGGAGATCTTGAAAGAGCAGATCAAGGAGCTGGCTGAAAAGAACAACCAGCTGGAGCGCGAGAACAGCCTGCTGAAGAACTTGGCGAGCCCAGAGCAGCTGGAGAAGTTCCAGTCACGTCTTCCATCAGAGTCCCTGCTTCCGCTGGAAACGCAGGGGATGGAGACGTCCGAGCAGCGCAGCCAGTACAAAGGCTCGGCTGTATAA